Proteins co-encoded in one Lysobacter solisilvae genomic window:
- a CDS encoding GFA family protein: MKHSGSCHCGKVAIEVEGQIDSVLSCNCSMCQRKGALLWFVPRERLQVIRGEGELATYTFNRHVIRHHFCPTCGIHPFGEGTGPDGAAMAAINARCLEGVELDTLPIHHYDGRSL; the protein is encoded by the coding sequence ATGAAGCATTCGGGAAGCTGCCATTGCGGCAAGGTCGCCATCGAGGTGGAAGGCCAGATCGACAGCGTGCTGTCGTGCAACTGCTCCATGTGCCAGCGCAAGGGCGCCCTGCTGTGGTTCGTCCCGCGCGAGCGCCTGCAGGTCATCCGTGGCGAGGGCGAACTGGCGACCTACACCTTCAACCGCCACGTCATCCGCCATCACTTCTGCCCGACCTGCGGCATCCATCCGTTCGGCGAGGGCACCGGACCGGACGGCGCGGCGATGGCGGCGATCAACGCGCGCTGCCTGGAAGGCGTCGAGCTCGACACCCTGCCGATCCACCACTACGACGGCCGCAGCCTGTGA
- a CDS encoding response regulator, translating to MHKDILLVEDNPDDVELTRLAFEEAGVTNRLVVVNDGAQALDYLFARGPYADRDPQDLPGIVLLDLNLPKLDGHEVLQAIRAEAATRTLPVIVLTTSVEPPDVESTYALGANSYIRKPVDFEQFVWAVRQVGLYWLVLKERA from the coding sequence AGACAACCCCGACGACGTCGAGCTGACCCGGCTTGCCTTCGAGGAGGCCGGCGTCACCAACCGCCTGGTCGTGGTCAACGACGGCGCCCAGGCGCTGGACTACCTGTTCGCGCGCGGACCCTACGCCGACCGCGACCCGCAGGACCTGCCCGGCATCGTCCTGCTCGATCTCAACCTGCCCAAGCTCGACGGTCACGAAGTGCTGCAGGCCATCCGCGCCGAGGCCGCCACCCGCACGCTGCCGGTGATCGTGCTCACCACCAGCGTCGAGCCGCCCGATGTCGAGTCCACGTACGCGCTGGGCGCAAACAGCTACATCCGCAAGCCGGTGGACTTCGAGCAGTTCGTCTGGGCCGTGCGCCAGGTCGGGCTGTACTGGCTCGTGCTCAAGGAGCGCGCGTGA